In Drosophila busckii strain San Diego stock center, stock number 13000-0081.31 chromosome 3R, ASM1175060v1, whole genome shotgun sequence, the sequence GACAATACGTTTCCCAATTTAATGGCGCTGCTGACTGGTTTCAATTACTCACGCTCGGAGGATGTTTGCAATCCTTACAAAGTGGGCGCGCTAGATAGCTGTCCGCTGTTATGGAAGGATTATAAGCGTCAAGGTTATATGACTGCCTATGCCGAAGACTGGGGACGCTTCTCTACGTTTAACTACAAGAAGCGTGGATTTCTGAAGCCACCTACGGACTTTTATGCGCATCCGCATGTACTGGCCATAGAGCATGAGCTAAAAATAGTTATAGACACGGGCATACCTTACTGCGTTGGACGCAGACATTATGCCGAATATATTTACGATATGGCGCTGCAGTTTACTGAAGTCTATAAGAATCATTCCACGTTTGGCATGTTCTGGGCAAATTCATTTAGCCACAATAATTTTGCGCTGCCTTCGTCTATGGATAGCAAGATACTGGAGTATATGCAGAAGCTGAATCAAACGGGCACCTTTGACAGCAGCATTGTTATATTCTTTAGTGATCATGGCATGCGCTTTGGACCCTTGCGCAGATTAGAAAGTGGCTTTCTGGAAGAGCGCATGCCCATCATGTACATATGGCTGCCGCTTTGGTTTAGAGCAGAGTATCCAGAATTTGTGCGTGCCctgaaattaaatagaaatcgCTTAACTTCACCTTATGACATACATGCCACATTAAGACACATTTTAGATTTGGAGCAGCCGCTGGCGCAGTTACCTAGACCCGAGGGCTGTCCTGCTTGTCATAGCGTCTTTTATGAAATAACCAAAGAGCGTGATTGTCCCATGGCTGGCATTGATGGCCACTGGTGCACTTGTCTGCACTTTGAGCGGCTGCCAAACGACGACAGCACCTCAAAGATAATTGCAG encodes:
- the LOC108601445 gene encoding uncharacterized protein LOC108601445; this translates as MPAVNPYTKDVLKIYKKKSYTSCDKSKSFIAVVYDRSTQNYSLHISERNLKCCYKQIKRTGSGNKADEEYKLLPCKEFPQDFVVPRQVDAILTECRRSKSRAIVQRDAFSFVQANRVVNKTVPKPSKRRPNVLLWGMDSISRMNFERTMPIMHKYLKDKQWFELQGYNKMADNTFPNLMALLTGFNYSRSEDVCNPYKVGALDSCPLLWKDYKRQGYMTAYAEDWGRFSTFNYKKRGFLKPPTDFYAHPHVLAIEHELKIVIDTGIPYCVGRRHYAEYIYDMALQFTEVYKNHSTFGMFWANSFSHNNFALPSSMDSKILEYMQKLNQTGTFDSSIVIFFSDHGMRFGPLRRLESGFLEERMPIMYIWLPLWFRAEYPEFVRALKLNRNRLTSPYDIHATLRHILDLEQPLAQLPRPEGCPACHSVFYEITKERDCPMAGIDGHWCTCLHFERLPNDDSTSKIIAGQLVAAINDYIVQRNLTDICHTLNLTNIELVQRTKKFGTQKSEVYLIRYETAPFNSIFEASTDWSPTSRKISINVPDISRLDPYSQLSMCVEGNVDKKFCICNDVEEVSAGTLL